Proteins encoded in a region of the Armatimonadota bacterium genome:
- a CDS encoding MoxR family ATPase: protein MVGHDQSSDPGRQPVFGAVSEGAAQVQERRGKGRRVREDPERPGETGEGVLRIAQRRGPVNIFDGQDAAKWFRTTFESLRNEIGKVFVGQDKTVEGVLTCMAANGHVLLEGMPGLGKTLLVRTLAQAVDLSFSRIQFTPDMMPADVTGTNVLATSESGDRGFEFRKGPVFANLVLADEINRATPKTQSALLEAMQERSVTVGGVRHVLDEPFLVMATQNPIEQEGTYPLPEAQLDRFFFKLLVPYPTKHELAEVVNRTTGGDDVAVSSVAHGDDVLRMRKTVRDVPVSQDVLDFALSVVVGTHPESPESCPFVKKYSRYGASPRGAQSIVTAGKVAALLDGRFNVSKEDVKQAARASLRHRVLLNFEAEADGVTTDQVVDEAVRAADGAKKDPVGV from the coding sequence ATGGTCGGTCACGATCAAAGCTCCGACCCAGGTCGGCAACCGGTCTTCGGTGCCGTATCAGAAGGTGCTGCCCAAGTTCAAGAGCGCCGCGGAAAAGGCCGTCGCGTCCGGGAAGATCCCGAAAGACCAGGAGAAACGGGTGAAGGAGTACTTCGAATCGCTCAGCGGAGGGGGCCGGTGAACATTTTTGACGGCCAGGACGCGGCAAAGTGGTTCCGGACGACCTTCGAGTCGTTGCGCAACGAAATCGGAAAAGTGTTCGTGGGCCAGGACAAGACGGTCGAAGGCGTCTTGACCTGTATGGCCGCGAACGGCCACGTCTTGCTGGAGGGCATGCCTGGCTTAGGCAAGACCCTCCTGGTCCGGACGCTGGCCCAGGCCGTCGATTTGTCGTTCAGCCGGATCCAGTTCACCCCGGACATGATGCCGGCCGACGTGACGGGGACGAACGTCTTGGCGACGTCAGAGTCCGGTGACAGGGGGTTCGAGTTCCGCAAGGGGCCCGTGTTCGCTAACCTCGTCCTGGCCGACGAGATCAACCGCGCGACGCCGAAGACGCAGTCTGCCCTGCTCGAAGCCATGCAAGAGCGGTCGGTCACGGTCGGCGGTGTCCGGCACGTCCTTGACGAGCCCTTCCTCGTGATGGCGACCCAGAACCCGATCGAACAAGAGGGCACGTACCCGTTGCCCGAAGCCCAGCTCGACCGGTTCTTCTTCAAGCTCCTGGTCCCCTATCCGACCAAGCACGAGCTCGCGGAAGTGGTGAACCGGACGACGGGCGGAGACGACGTCGCCGTCTCGAGCGTCGCTCACGGTGACGACGTCCTGCGTATGCGCAAGACGGTGCGGGACGTGCCCGTCTCCCAAGACGTCCTCGATTTCGCGCTTTCGGTCGTCGTCGGGACACATCCGGAGAGCCCGGAATCGTGCCCGTTCGTCAAGAAGTACTCCCGGTACGGAGCGTCGCCACGGGGAGCGCAATCGATCGTCACGGCTGGCAAGGTGGCCGCGTTGCTGGACGGTCGGTTCAACGTTTCGAAAGAGGACGTGAAGCAGGCGGCCAGGGCGTCGTTGCGCCATCGCGTGCTGTTGAACTTTGAAGCCGAGGCCGACGGGGTGACGACCGACCAAGTGGTCGACGAAGCGGTCCGCGCCGCCGATGGCGCCAAGAAGGACCCGGTCGGGGTCTGA
- a CDS encoding (Fe-S)-binding protein: MRVQLMLTCLCDAFYGEVGIATVKVLEQAGAQVEFAEGQTCCGQPPFNAGDWDSARRIALRAKAVFRYDVPIVTPSASCAAMMHEGYDMLGLGPAPCYELSQFLLGPLSVTSWPALPSPRKAVFHRSCHGRMLGLGPSQERLLGLVPGLELVQPEQADQCCGFGGAFCVTHGATSRGIGLEKLERLRATGVTDLIGGDMGCLAHLKGLADREGPKLEVAHFAEVLASCL; this comes from the coding sequence ATGCGCGTCCAGCTGATGCTGACGTGCCTGTGCGACGCGTTCTATGGCGAGGTCGGAATCGCGACGGTCAAGGTCTTAGAACAGGCTGGGGCCCAAGTAGAGTTTGCCGAAGGGCAGACCTGTTGCGGACAACCACCGTTCAATGCCGGAGACTGGGACAGCGCCCGCCGGATCGCGTTGCGGGCGAAAGCCGTGTTCCGATACGATGTCCCGATCGTCACGCCCAGTGCGTCCTGCGCGGCGATGATGCACGAAGGCTACGACATGCTCGGTCTCGGCCCTGCCCCGTGCTACGAACTGTCTCAGTTCCTGCTGGGGCCGCTCTCGGTCACCTCGTGGCCGGCCCTGCCATCGCCACGGAAGGCCGTTTTCCATCGCTCCTGTCATGGGCGGATGCTGGGACTTGGGCCGTCGCAAGAGCGGCTGCTCGGTCTGGTCCCTGGACTCGAACTCGTCCAGCCTGAACAGGCGGACCAGTGTTGCGGCTTCGGTGGGGCGTTCTGCGTCACCCACGGCGCGACGAGCCGTGGTATCGGACTTGAAAAACTCGAACGCCTCCGAGCGACCGGCGTGACGGATCTGATCGGGGGCGACATGGGGTGCCTCGCGCACCTGAAGGGTCTCGCCGACCGGGAGGGACCAAAGTTGGAGGTCGCCCATTTTGCGGAGGTCTTGGCTTCGTGTCTCTGA
- a CDS encoding DUF58 domain-containing protein encodes MDLVLQPRELRILEGLRLAPRRKFAGSVRGERTTQSRGISIEFADYREYAEGDDLRHLDWNVLARLGHAVTKTYRDEEDLAVYVLLDGSASMGFGEPSKFETAKALACAVGYVALSGGDSVLPWMFSTRSRPSGSMRGRVAYPRLANWATSTGPEGQRAFDAELKQFAAGRSRPGVAVVVSDALHPQAVGALRSLAGRGHEVWLLQVLSDVELEPDLEGDLRLIDVETGAKAELTVNSFTLREYRERLKAHTDALAEECRRSGGRYAQVVAGERIDRLVKDVLKREGWME; translated from the coding sequence ATGGACCTCGTCCTTCAGCCGAGAGAGCTTCGGATCCTCGAGGGTCTGCGCCTGGCGCCTCGGAGGAAGTTCGCGGGTTCGGTCCGTGGCGAGCGGACGACCCAGAGCCGGGGAATCAGCATCGAGTTCGCCGACTATCGCGAGTATGCGGAAGGCGACGACCTTCGGCACTTGGACTGGAACGTCCTGGCGCGCCTCGGCCATGCTGTGACGAAGACGTACCGCGACGAGGAAGATCTTGCGGTCTACGTCCTGCTCGATGGGAGCGCGTCCATGGGGTTCGGCGAACCGTCCAAGTTCGAAACGGCCAAGGCCCTTGCGTGCGCCGTCGGATACGTGGCCTTGAGCGGAGGGGACAGCGTGCTTCCCTGGATGTTCTCGACCCGATCGCGACCGTCGGGGTCGATGAGGGGCCGGGTCGCCTATCCCCGACTAGCGAACTGGGCGACGTCGACGGGCCCCGAAGGGCAACGCGCGTTCGACGCGGAGCTCAAACAGTTCGCCGCGGGTCGGTCGCGTCCAGGCGTCGCCGTCGTCGTCTCTGACGCCTTGCACCCCCAGGCGGTCGGGGCTCTGCGGAGCCTAGCGGGTCGGGGGCACGAAGTTTGGCTCCTCCAGGTCCTCAGCGACGTCGAGCTCGAACCGGACCTCGAAGGAGACCTCCGGCTGATCGACGTCGAGACGGGGGCGAAAGCCGAACTGACGGTCAATTCGTTCACGCTCCGCGAATACCGCGAGCGGTTGAAGGCCCATACCGACGCTCTCGCCGAGGAGTGCCGTCGAAGCGGCGGACGTTACGCACAGGTCGTGGCGGGAGAGCGGATCGACCGTCTGGTGAAGGACGTGTTAAAGCGGGAGGGCTGGATGGAATGA
- a CDS encoding VWA domain-containing protein, giving the protein MVFTSPVYALLLIPVVAGLVFSWRHVHGMAKGRKRFAFVVRAVLAALCVAALCGPQSRQPNRGTATMFVVDCSDSVSDQDKKAANAFVNGALQRLGDDDLAGVVAFGALPVLDSAPAGRRSFGGIQSKVDGSVSDMAAAMRLAMATMPQGKGRRIVVLSDGNENRGDATQAAEVAGTEGVQVDFVGLGTKPRPSEVAVVEMRTPSERRAEEPFESRVVIDSTVRQVATVVIDRDGTVIARQPVQLDVGRTTFVLDQKLLKPGFYRYRATVLAREDGDSRNNVGASFTTVRGKPRVLLLQGDASKHELADAFRAQGIDVALFGAEGIPVRPEDVQPYDAVVLNDLNAALVTPGQMRTLQSAVRDTGVGLVMVGGENSFLPGGWYGTPVAEALPVDLNIRQRKTYPSTTVLIVIDASGSMGMIEDGVEKLQLAGKAAEETVKLLSPLDRVGVAGSTDGIELVAPIQELKDKDSVVAQIKKLRVGGGGIYSGPSVRFADSRLRASDSKVRHFLLLADGNDVDSYEDSIDVVSKMKQDKITTSVVAIGDGKDVPFLRALATAGGGRFYLANKAAKLPAIFTQDVAVMSRSAIEEMVFVPELKAGEEALRGFASNEFPALFAYCLADPRPLSRVGLVSPKRDPILASWQYGLGTSYAFLSDAQSRWASRWMGWDGFGRFWGQIARSVSRKATQNDYDVDVVQAGGVGKVTLKGTDRLGNPVSGAETTVRVSSPSGRSQDLTLTQEAPGEFSAEFKADELGSYIVSVAEGETGDQRRVTSSGFSVAYPPEYRSYRTNTSLLGTVAQLGNGQGLKDPSEALRPLPYTGRTATDLWGWFLLAAAVLLPFDIAVRRLALPLAQILAAGWSRVTGRKTERQAATVPMTRLKRAKETIRTVREASEPARPAPAPERAEVPVPENPVETTHVSAATKLLESRKKRKGQGP; this is encoded by the coding sequence GTGGTCTTCACATCGCCCGTTTACGCCCTGCTCCTGATCCCGGTCGTCGCGGGGCTCGTGTTCAGTTGGCGCCACGTCCACGGTATGGCGAAGGGTCGGAAGCGCTTCGCCTTCGTCGTCCGGGCCGTTCTGGCGGCCTTGTGCGTCGCCGCCTTGTGCGGCCCTCAATCCCGCCAACCGAACCGGGGAACCGCCACGATGTTCGTCGTCGACTGTTCGGACAGCGTCTCCGACCAGGACAAGAAGGCGGCGAACGCGTTCGTGAACGGTGCGCTCCAAAGGCTAGGAGACGACGACCTGGCAGGCGTGGTCGCGTTCGGGGCGCTTCCGGTCTTGGATTCGGCTCCGGCCGGACGTCGCTCCTTCGGCGGCATCCAGTCGAAGGTCGACGGATCGGTTTCCGACATGGCTGCGGCCATGCGTCTGGCCATGGCGACGATGCCGCAAGGGAAGGGGCGGAGGATCGTCGTTCTTTCCGACGGGAACGAGAACCGCGGAGACGCCACACAAGCGGCCGAAGTGGCCGGGACCGAAGGGGTCCAAGTCGACTTTGTGGGCCTAGGGACGAAGCCAAGGCCCAGCGAAGTCGCCGTCGTCGAGATGCGGACTCCGAGCGAACGAAGGGCGGAAGAGCCGTTCGAGTCCAGGGTCGTGATCGACTCGACGGTGCGCCAGGTCGCGACCGTGGTCATCGACCGTGACGGCACGGTCATCGCCCGGCAACCGGTCCAATTGGACGTGGGACGAACGACGTTCGTCCTGGACCAGAAGCTCCTGAAGCCAGGCTTTTATCGGTACCGGGCGACGGTGTTGGCCCGGGAGGACGGGGACAGCCGGAACAACGTCGGCGCAAGCTTCACGACCGTCCGTGGGAAGCCACGCGTCCTTCTCCTCCAGGGCGATGCGTCGAAGCACGAACTGGCCGACGCGTTCCGCGCCCAGGGGATCGACGTCGCGTTGTTCGGAGCCGAGGGCATCCCGGTCCGGCCTGAAGACGTGCAGCCGTACGACGCGGTCGTCCTGAACGACTTGAACGCGGCGCTGGTGACGCCGGGGCAGATGCGGACTTTGCAGTCGGCCGTGAGGGACACGGGCGTCGGACTCGTCATGGTCGGCGGTGAAAACTCGTTCCTTCCCGGAGGTTGGTACGGCACTCCTGTCGCTGAGGCGCTGCCCGTCGACCTGAACATCCGACAACGGAAGACTTATCCGTCCACGACCGTCCTCATCGTGATCGACGCGTCGGGGTCGATGGGCATGATCGAAGACGGCGTCGAAAAGCTCCAACTTGCGGGAAAGGCGGCGGAGGAGACCGTGAAGCTGTTGTCACCCCTCGACCGTGTCGGCGTCGCGGGTAGCACGGACGGCATCGAACTGGTCGCCCCGATCCAAGAACTGAAGGACAAGGACTCGGTGGTGGCCCAGATCAAGAAGCTCCGGGTCGGAGGCGGAGGCATCTACTCCGGTCCGTCCGTACGGTTCGCCGACAGTCGCCTCAGGGCCTCCGACTCGAAAGTCCGGCACTTCCTCCTCTTGGCCGATGGGAACGACGTCGACTCGTACGAAGACTCGATCGACGTCGTTTCGAAGATGAAGCAGGACAAGATCACGACGTCCGTCGTCGCGATCGGTGACGGTAAGGACGTCCCGTTCCTCCGTGCTCTTGCCACCGCCGGCGGCGGTCGGTTTTATTTGGCGAACAAGGCGGCCAAATTGCCCGCGATCTTCACGCAAGACGTCGCCGTCATGTCGCGCTCCGCGATCGAAGAGATGGTGTTCGTGCCAGAGCTTAAGGCGGGCGAGGAGGCTCTGAGAGGTTTTGCTTCGAACGAGTTTCCGGCCCTGTTCGCCTACTGCCTGGCCGATCCGCGTCCGCTCTCGAGGGTCGGACTCGTCTCGCCCAAGCGCGATCCGATCCTCGCGTCATGGCAGTACGGCTTGGGGACGTCGTACGCGTTCTTGTCCGACGCTCAATCCAGGTGGGCGTCGCGCTGGATGGGATGGGACGGGTTCGGACGGTTTTGGGGGCAGATCGCCCGCTCCGTCAGCCGGAAGGCGACGCAGAACGACTACGACGTGGACGTCGTGCAAGCGGGCGGGGTCGGAAAGGTCACGCTCAAAGGGACCGACCGTCTCGGAAACCCCGTCAGCGGCGCGGAGACGACGGTCCGCGTCAGTTCGCCGTCGGGGCGTTCGCAAGACCTCACCTTGACCCAGGAGGCCCCCGGCGAGTTCTCGGCCGAATTCAAAGCCGACGAACTGGGTAGCTACATCGTCTCCGTCGCCGAAGGCGAAACGGGCGACCAGCGCCGCGTGACCTCCAGCGGGTTTTCGGTCGCCTATCCGCCGGAATATCGCAGCTATCGGACGAACACGTCGCTCCTTGGCACGGTCGCCCAACTCGGAAACGGTCAAGGGCTCAAGGATCCGTCCGAAGCGTTACGGCCGTTGCCCTATACGGGGCGGACCGCCACCGACCTCTGGGGCTGGTTCCTCTTGGCGGCAGCGGTCCTGCTACCCTTCGATATCGCCGTCCGCCGGTTGGCCTTGCCACTGGCCCAGATCCTGGCGGCAGGCTGGAGCCGGGTCACGGGCCGGAAGACGGAGCGTCAAGCCGCCACGGTCCCCATGACGCGTCTGAAGCGCGCCAAGGAGACGATCCGGACGGTCCGCGAAGCCTCAGAGCCGGCCCGGCCGGCACCGGCTCCGGAAAGGGCCGAAGTCCCGGTACCCGAGAATCCTGTCGAAACCACGCATGTTTCCGCGGCGACAAAGCTCCTAGAGTCCAGAAAGAAGCGTAAGGGCCAAGGGCCATAA
- a CDS encoding bifunctional rhamnulose-1-phosphate aldolase/short-chain dehydrogenase, with amino-acid sequence MTGQSESLLTSLWDSGTSQRTDPVEELVYASNLLGSDKRVTNFGGGNTSSKITMPDPLTGEDTEVLWVKGSGGDLGSASRANFASLYLDKVLDLERVTQERGLHEDDVIDLYRHCVFGLNPTACSIDTPLHAYVPFRAVSHMHSDAVIAIAASQDAERLNQEIWQGEMGFLSWKRPGFDLGLMLRDLIRDNPGIKGALMQSHGFICWADDWQECYELTIRLINRAQEYIDSKSVGAEPFGARVEVETATDPRSFLAGFLPRLRGLVMFEGKRLVTNVDQSEEVLDFLSSEKSGALSKLGTSCPDHFLRTKIRPLVYRQGDDLEAALAEFRKDYAAYYERCRRPGSPAMRNPNPSIVLVPGVGMVALGKNPQEAQVTGEFYRNAIRVMKGAETVSEYVSLPEQEAFDIEYWLLEEAKLKRQPPESDLSRQVAVVTGAAQGIGKSVARSLTALGACVVLVDRDEAKLEQAVNDLGTKAKGSVKGVVCDVTDEAALDRAFTESVLAFGGVDIVIVNAGNARRGTVADTDPGDYKLLSDLLMTAYFETMSRAVRMMKHQGTGGSIVVVGSKNGVAVGSNAALYSAAKAFELHLMRSVAVDHAKDGIRCNAVNPDAVVIGSGIWNDEWRAQTAANLGIRPDEIEAYYRNRTMLKVDVTPDDVAGAVAWLANDKASSRTTGCVITVDGGNREGFLR; translated from the coding sequence ATGACCGGACAGTCCGAGAGCTTGTTGACGTCCCTTTGGGACTCTGGAACATCGCAAAGGACGGATCCGGTCGAGGAGCTCGTCTACGCTTCGAACCTCCTCGGGTCCGATAAGCGCGTCACGAACTTCGGCGGCGGCAACACGTCGTCCAAGATCACGATGCCGGACCCGTTGACGGGCGAGGACACCGAAGTCCTTTGGGTCAAAGGTTCGGGGGGCGACCTCGGTTCCGCGAGCCGGGCGAATTTCGCCTCGCTCTATCTGGACAAAGTGCTGGACCTTGAGCGGGTCACCCAGGAAAGGGGTCTTCACGAGGACGACGTCATCGACCTGTACCGCCACTGCGTCTTCGGCCTCAACCCTACCGCCTGCTCGATCGACACGCCGCTTCACGCTTATGTCCCGTTCCGGGCGGTCTCGCACATGCACTCCGACGCCGTGATCGCGATCGCGGCGAGTCAAGACGCGGAGCGGCTGAACCAAGAGATCTGGCAAGGAGAAATGGGGTTCCTTTCCTGGAAGCGCCCGGGCTTCGACTTGGGCCTGATGCTCCGGGACCTGATCCGCGACAACCCAGGGATCAAGGGTGCCTTGATGCAGAGCCACGGGTTCATCTGCTGGGCCGACGACTGGCAAGAGTGTTACGAACTCACCATTAGGTTGATCAACCGGGCCCAGGAGTACATCGATTCGAAATCGGTCGGAGCCGAACCGTTCGGTGCGCGGGTCGAGGTCGAAACCGCCACGGACCCCCGGAGCTTCCTCGCGGGCTTCCTGCCACGCCTGCGCGGGTTGGTCATGTTCGAGGGCAAGCGACTCGTCACGAACGTCGACCAGAGCGAAGAAGTCCTGGATTTCCTCTCCTCAGAAAAGTCTGGGGCGCTTTCAAAGTTGGGTACGAGTTGTCCGGACCACTTCCTCAGGACCAAGATCCGCCCGCTCGTTTACCGTCAGGGAGACGACCTGGAAGCAGCTCTCGCCGAGTTCCGGAAGGACTATGCCGCGTATTACGAGCGGTGCCGGCGCCCCGGCTCGCCCGCGATGCGGAACCCGAACCCGAGTATCGTCTTGGTGCCAGGCGTCGGGATGGTCGCGCTCGGTAAGAACCCCCAGGAGGCCCAGGTCACGGGCGAGTTCTATCGGAACGCCATCCGGGTCATGAAGGGTGCGGAGACGGTCTCGGAATACGTCTCGCTGCCAGAACAGGAAGCCTTCGACATCGAATATTGGCTTCTTGAAGAGGCGAAGTTGAAACGGCAGCCTCCGGAGAGCGACCTCTCGCGCCAGGTCGCGGTCGTGACGGGCGCCGCACAAGGGATCGGAAAGTCCGTGGCGCGGTCGCTGACGGCGCTGGGAGCGTGCGTGGTGCTGGTCGACCGGGACGAAGCGAAGCTTGAACAAGCCGTCAACGACCTTGGGACGAAGGCGAAAGGATCGGTGAAAGGGGTCGTTTGCGACGTGACCGACGAAGCCGCGCTCGACAGGGCTTTCACCGAAAGCGTCCTTGCCTTCGGTGGTGTCGACATCGTCATCGTGAACGCGGGCAACGCCCGACGAGGTACGGTCGCCGACACCGATCCCGGCGATTACAAGCTGCTGTCCGACCTGCTCATGACCGCCTATTTCGAGACGATGTCCCGGGCCGTCCGAATGATGAAACACCAAGGGACGGGCGGTTCGATCGTCGTAGTGGGGTCCAAGAACGGCGTCGCCGTCGGCTCGAACGCCGCGCTGTATTCAGCGGCCAAGGCGTTCGAACTCCATCTCATGCGTTCGGTCGCCGTCGACCACGCTAAGGACGGGATCAGGTGCAACGCGGTCAATCCGGACGCGGTCGTGATCGGGAGCGGGATCTGGAACGACGAATGGCGGGCGCAGACCGCTGCCAACCTCGGCATCCGTCCGGACGAGATCGAAGCCTATTATCGGAACAGGACGATGCTGAAAGTGGACGTGACGCCGGACGACGTCGCAGGCGCGGTGGCTTGGTTGGCCAACGACAAGGCCTCGTCACGGACGACCGGTTGCGTGATCACTGTGGACGGTGGAAACCGAGAGGGGTTCCTGCGCTGA
- a CDS encoding ABC transporter ATP-binding protein produces MLEVQGLYKAFGPLTAVQNVSFNLQPGDIFGFIGSNGAGKTTTIRMIATLLEPDAGTAVLNGVDVRRDPMQVRRQIGFMPDTFGIYEDVRVWEYLDFFATVYRVPKEERAGVIDNVLELVDLTIKKDAHASSLSRGMQQRLSLARCLVHDPSLLLLDEPASGLDPRARAELKELIAEMGRMGKMVIVSSHILPELADFCNTVGIIEKGRMVTHGSVEDVVRSIQQARTIQIRVLENAPEASMFLHGLEHVTSTQLMGSTSVRIEFDGELTDQAELLAKVVQAGYKVVGFTEEAANLEDVFLRVTTGALN; encoded by the coding sequence ATGCTTGAAGTCCAGGGCCTTTACAAGGCGTTCGGTCCGTTGACGGCCGTGCAGAACGTGTCGTTCAACCTTCAACCAGGAGACATCTTCGGTTTCATCGGCTCCAACGGAGCCGGAAAAACGACCACGATCCGCATGATCGCGACGCTGCTCGAGCCCGATGCGGGAACGGCCGTCCTTAACGGGGTCGACGTCCGCCGGGACCCGATGCAGGTCCGGCGGCAGATCGGGTTCATGCCCGACACGTTCGGCATCTATGAGGACGTCCGTGTCTGGGAGTATCTTGACTTCTTCGCCACTGTCTACCGGGTGCCGAAGGAAGAGCGGGCCGGGGTCATCGACAACGTGCTCGAACTGGTCGACCTGACGATCAAGAAGGACGCTCACGCCTCTTCTCTCTCAAGGGGCATGCAACAGCGGTTGTCGCTGGCACGTTGCCTCGTCCACGACCCTTCACTCCTGTTGCTCGACGAGCCCGCGAGCGGTCTAGACCCGAGGGCCCGGGCGGAACTCAAGGAACTGATCGCTGAAATGGGCCGCATGGGCAAGATGGTGATCGTGTCGTCCCACATCCTTCCCGAGCTGGCCGATTTCTGCAACACCGTCGGCATCATCGAAAAGGGCAGGATGGTGACGCACGGTTCGGTCGAAGACGTCGTTCGCAGCATCCAGCAAGCTCGGACGATCCAGATCCGTGTGCTCGAGAACGCGCCTGAAGCCAGCATGTTCTTGCACGGTCTCGAACACGTCACGTCGACACAACTCATGGGGTCGACGTCGGTCCGGATCGAGTTCGACGGCGAATTGACGGACCAGGCCGAACTCCTGGCCAAAGTCGTCCAGGCCGGATACAAGGTCGTCGGCTTCACGGAGGAAGCGGCAAACCTGGAGGACGTCTTCTTGCGCGTGACGACGGGGGCCCTCAATTGA
- a CDS encoding BatA and WFA domain-containing protein produces MLWLLPLGAAIVALYLLRMRRRDVQVPATFLWPERTEEVRANALVQRLRFSWLLVLQLAALSLAVFALSRPQIKQRGLVGKLTVVVLDSSASMGATDVKPSRFEQAKAEVHRMIGSAAVGDRIALIEAGPVPRVVFPLGSDGDKQRSLLADVRRYDAESDMGEALRLASAIASANEAAKIVVLSDGVFNRVDDFAAGKANVVYTPYGKSSANLAVQAFGSNEGPKGRSVYCGVRNYGSEPAATGVTVYADGRAIDSVEATIGPGQTWGRTVAVPAGARVLEAKLDRGGALTADDWAVTLCDPAASVNVLLVTKGDLFLEKALSLDPRVTLDKADRLPESVRSNAAYDIVVFDGVPEQPVRARGVLTFGAAGPTSAVKTTGSVQTPRDIQGTNDPLGKGVSWDGVFVERMQRVEPKAMGRVVVDSKDGPVVVVSEGKSRQVYVAFEPMQSDFPLNVGFPILIGNALDFLIGRQAADTLSVKTGTSFVAPAMGRKDAGLTRPDGRRDTIEARDDRLAVRGLDRVGKYSLDLGGKAKAVYASLRSPVESNIAPKTDLEVGTVSVKGTSSAVRFEDFWRWIVLAAMAVLGFEWWYFARRS; encoded by the coding sequence TTGCTGTGGCTCCTCCCGTTGGGCGCGGCCATCGTAGCCCTCTACCTGCTCCGGATGCGGCGTCGGGACGTCCAAGTCCCCGCGACTTTTCTTTGGCCGGAGCGGACCGAAGAAGTGCGGGCCAACGCCCTCGTTCAGAGGCTCCGCTTCAGTTGGCTCCTCGTCCTCCAACTCGCGGCGCTGTCCCTGGCCGTCTTCGCGCTTTCCCGGCCGCAGATCAAGCAACGCGGTCTTGTCGGCAAACTCACGGTCGTCGTGCTGGACTCGAGCGCCAGCATGGGTGCGACGGACGTCAAACCCAGTCGCTTCGAACAGGCGAAGGCCGAAGTGCACCGAATGATCGGTTCGGCCGCGGTCGGCGACCGCATCGCCCTGATCGAGGCCGGCCCGGTACCGCGGGTCGTCTTCCCGCTCGGATCCGACGGCGACAAGCAGCGTTCCCTTCTCGCCGACGTCCGACGGTACGACGCCGAGTCCGACATGGGAGAAGCCCTCCGGTTGGCTTCGGCGATCGCCTCCGCTAACGAGGCGGCCAAGATCGTCGTCCTCAGCGACGGCGTGTTCAACCGCGTCGACGACTTTGCGGCCGGAAAGGCGAACGTCGTTTACACGCCGTATGGGAAGTCCTCGGCCAACCTGGCCGTCCAGGCGTTCGGGAGCAACGAAGGCCCGAAGGGACGGTCCGTCTATTGCGGCGTGCGGAACTACGGCTCGGAACCGGCCGCGACGGGCGTGACGGTCTACGCCGACGGAAGGGCGATCGATAGCGTCGAGGCGACGATCGGACCAGGCCAGACCTGGGGCCGGACGGTCGCCGTGCCCGCCGGGGCCAGGGTGCTCGAAGCCAAGCTGGACCGTGGCGGCGCCTTGACCGCGGACGATTGGGCGGTGACGTTGTGCGATCCGGCAGCCTCGGTCAACGTGCTGCTCGTCACGAAGGGCGACCTGTTCCTGGAGAAGGCGCTGTCGCTCGACCCGAGGGTCACTTTGGACAAGGCGGACCGCTTGCCGGAGTCCGTCCGTTCGAACGCGGCCTACGACATCGTCGTGTTCGACGGGGTGCCCGAGCAACCGGTCCGGGCCAGGGGCGTCCTGACGTTCGGTGCGGCCGGCCCCACTTCGGCCGTCAAAACGACCGGCTCGGTCCAGACGCCGCGCGATATCCAGGGTACGAACGATCCGCTCGGTAAAGGCGTGTCCTGGGACGGCGTGTTCGTCGAGCGGATGCAACGCGTCGAGCCCAAAGCGATGGGTCGGGTCGTGGTGGATTCAAAGGACGGCCCCGTGGTCGTCGTGTCCGAAGGCAAGTCTCGCCAAGTCTATGTGGCGTTCGAGCCGATGCAGTCGGACTTCCCGCTGAACGTCGGATTTCCGATCCTGATCGGTAACGCCCTGGATTTCTTGATCGGTCGACAGGCGGCCGACACCCTTTCCGTCAAGACAGGCACCTCTTTCGTCGCTCCGGCCATGGGACGGAAAGACGCAGGGTTGACCCGTCCCGACGGTCGAAGGGACACGATCGAGGCTCGGGACGACCGGCTCGCCGTGCGCGGGCTGGACAGGGTCGGAAAGTACTCGCTCGACCTCGGCGGAAAGGCGAAGGCCGTCTATGCGTCGCTCAGGAGTCCGGTCGAATCGAACATCGCGCCCAAGACCGATCTTGAAGTGGGGACGGTTTCGGTCAAGGGAACGTCGAGCGCAGTCCGGTTCGAAGACTTCTGGCGCTGGATCGTGCTCGCAGCCATGGCCGTACTCGGCTTCGAGTGGTGGTACTTCGCGAGGAGGTCGTAG